AGGGGATCAACTCACTATTCATTCACCCCCACCTTTATCCTCCCCCATCAAGGGGAGGCAGGTTAGTAAATGATAGGGGATCTACTCACTATTCACTCACCCCTACCTTTATCCTCCCCCATCAAGGGAGAGGCAGATTAGTAAATGATAGGGGATCTACTCACTATTCACTCACCCCCACCTTTATCCTCCCCCATCAAGGGGAGGCAGGTTAGTAAATGATAGGGGATCTACTCACTATTCATTCACCTCCCTTTGATGGGAGGGGATCATGGGGAGGGTGAATCGCTTTGACTATTGACTCTAATACACCGTCGGTATTCCTGAGCACATCATTGTTCCAAAACCGTAGAACAGTATAGCCTTGTTTTTTGAAGAAATCGTCCCTTGCTTTATCGCCCTCTTCTTCGGAATGCTGTCCGCCATCGATCTCAATGATAATCTTTTTCTCATAACAAGCGAAATCAGCAATGTATTTGCCTATTGACTGCTGTCTGCGGAATTTTAGACCCAACTGTTTGTTCCGTAATCTGTTCCACACTCTTGCTTCTGCTTGAGTCATGTTTCTACGCAATTTCTTGACAATAGATTTCCTTCTTGCGTTCAGTTTCATACTCACCCCCACCTTTATCCTCCCCCATCAAGGGGGAGGAAGATTAGTGAATGCGAGGAAATATAGTGAGATGGGAGGACGTCTGGCTACTTCTTAATACCTTCCTTGGGTTTGTAAGGTTCGCTCATCCTGTTACTCTCGTTAATTTCG
The candidate division WOR-3 bacterium genome window above contains:
- a CDS encoding endonuclease domain-containing protein, whose product is MKLNARRKSIVKKLRRNMTQAEARVWNRLRNKQLGLKFRRQQSIGKYIADFACYEKKIIIEIDGGQHSEEEGDKARDDFFKKQGYTVLRFWNNDVLRNTDGVLESIVKAIHPPHDPLPSKGGE